A single Anopheles funestus chromosome 2RL, idAnoFuneDA-416_04, whole genome shotgun sequence DNA region contains:
- the LOC125761992 gene encoding inositol-pentakisphosphate 2-kinase, which yields MGKINASHSNYCYDSVLMRSDDKYLRSCSKVDPIDEPYDDDDDDEDEDDERPNETLKVPDRIKWRAEKLDNVRSIASGSSDDEQETRTIRHDILERIDENRLVYRAEGNANIVLSVSDNKHVLRMRKSNVENREGKGDTNVDLRRFVKYSEVIASQFSACYVPAPKLAHLNTYNLQMFNERLRCFRPAMRLGKEIRALDGILYPDVAFLPKWLYPARVRDFSQDPKISSTPPTHYQTYCVEIKPKQGWLAYEFCDNIPLPELTNGGDLRKCRYCLHQYLKLQKKSIAKISKYCPLDLYSGKPVRVLQAVKGLIGAPQNNFKILKNGKVVYDDKREKSMFNRILREMFPRDGRTKDERSTIFINLIKEILLKDFTTNDEHCDRKLLNIKKERKKKDKNQLHERACSSVNQQFLPKSCALRQILDVQLLVKSSISTIDPSLLAKSRTDPYRYIDDMYEKFINYKEDAVYDVRNSTTWPKEPFSTEYLSEEEKYQLGATALDCSIMITFRRLSGDRAEENSLNETARNHIVSIEGMKFLVNVTITDLDPKSHKHYAKYVEQLAASAVAYREFTSKLRR from the exons ATGGGTAAAATAAATGCTAGCCATAGTAACTATTGTTACGATAGCGTGTTGATGCGGTCCGACGACAAGTATCTTCGGAGCTGCAGCAAAGTCGATCCGATCGACGAACCgtacgatgacgatgatgatgatgaagacgaGGACGATGAGCGACCAAATGAAACCCTCAAGGTACCGGATCGTATAAAATGGCGTGCGGAAAAACTCGACAACGTACGGAGCATCGCGTCCGGATCGTCGGACGATGAGCAGGAAACACGTACCATCCGACACGACATTCTGGAGCGAATTGATGAAAATCGGTTGGTTTATCGGGCGGAAGGTAACGCCAACATTGTGCTCTCTGTGTCGGACAACAAACATGTGCTGCGGATGCGAAAATCTAACGTCGAAAACCGTGAGGGCAAAg GTGATACGAACGTAGATCTGCGACGGTTCGTCAAGTACTCGGAGGTCATAGCGAGCCAGTTTTCTGCATGCTACGTGCCagcgccgaagctggcccacCTAAATACATACAATCTGCAGATGTTCAATGAACGATTGCGATGTTTTCGTCCCG CCATGCGGCTCGGTAAGGAAATACGAGCGCTTGATGGCATACTCTATCCGGACGTAGCATTCCTGCCGAAGTGGTTGTATCCTGCGCGCGTGCGGGACTTCAGTCAG GACCCTAAAATCTCTTCCACACCACCAACCCACTACCAAACGTACTGCGTCGAAATCAAACCGAAGCAAGGCTGGTTGGCGTACGAATTCTGTGATAATATTCCCCTTCCGGAGTTGACCAACGGTGGGGACCTTCGGAAGTGCCGTTATTGTTTGCATCAATATTTAAAG CTCCAGAAGAAATCGATAGCAAAAATTAGTAAATACTGTCCCTTGGATCTCTACTCTGG CAAACCCGTACGTGTTCTTCAAGCAGTGAAAGGCCTTATTGGTGCACCgcagaataattttaaaattttgaaaaatggcAAAGTCGTGTACGATGACAAGCGAGAAAAGTCCATGTTTAATCGGATACTACGAGAAATGTTTCCTCGCGATGGGCGTACAAAGGACGA gAGAAGCACAATATTTATAAACCTCATCAAGGAAATTTTACTGAAAGACTTCACTACGAATGATGAACATTGCGATCGGAAGCTGttgaacataaaaaaggaacgaaagaaG AAGGATAAAAATCAGCTTCATGAACGTGCTTGCAGTTCTGTGAATCAACAGTTTCTACCCAAAAGTTGCGCCTTGCGACAGATTCTGGACGTTCAGCTATTAGTAAAG TCGAGCATTTCTACGATCGATCCATCATTGTTGGCCAAATCACGCACAGATCCATATAGATATATTGACGAtatgtatgaaaaatttataaactacAAGGAGGATGCTGTGTACGACGTTCGCAATAGTACCACCTGGCCAAAGGAACCATTCAGTACGGAATATCTGTCCGAGGAGGAGAAATATCAACTCGGAGCCACGGCCCTGGACTGTTCGATAATGATCACGTTCCGCCGGCTGTCTGGCGATCGTGCAGAGGAAAACAG CCTAAACGAGACAGCGCGCAATCACATCGTCTCCATCGAGGGTATGAAGTTTCTCGTAAACGTTACGATCACCGATCTTGACCCAAAATCGCACAAACATTACGCCAAGTACGTGGAACAGCTGGCAGCGTCTGCTGTGGCATACCGCGAGTTTACAAGCAAACTGCGACGTTAG
- the LOC125762008 gene encoding calcium and integrin-binding family member 2, producing the protein MGNKVVTFTDQQLEDYQDCTFFTRKEILRVHQRFYEASPDLVPVIMTEGQASTIQVPRERIERLPELVENPFKGRMCEAFSRDGDGNLTFEDFLDLLSVFSEQAPRDIKVFYAFKIYDYDRDGFIGQSDLLNVITALTRNELSLEEHQQIAEKVIEEADVDGDGKLSYLEFEHVITRAPDFISTFHIRI; encoded by the exons ATGGGTAACAAAGTGGTCACTTTTACCGACCAGCAGCTAGAGGACTATCAGGATTGTACGTTTTTCACGCGCAAGGAAATATTACGGGTGCATCAACGGTTTTACGAGGCCAGTCCGGATCTGGTACCGGTGATTATGACCGAGGGCCAAGCGTCCACGATACAGGTACCGCGGGAACGTATCGAACGGTTGCCAGAATTGGTTGAAAACCCATTCAAGGGACGTATGTGTGAAGCGTTTTCGCGCGATGGCGATGGTAATCTAACGTTCGAGGACTTTCTCGATCTGCTGTCCGTGTTTAGCGAACAGGCTCCACGCGACATTAAAGTGTTCTACGCGTTCAAGATTTATG attacgATCGTGACGGATTTATAGGCCAGTCGGATTTGTTGAACGTAATTACGGCTCTCACGCGCAACGAACTATCCCTGGAGGAACATCAACAGATTGCGGAGAAAGTAATCGAAGAAGCGGATGTCGATGGGGATGGCAAGTTGTCGTATTTGGAGTTCGAACACGTGATAACGAGAGCTCCTGATTTTATATCTACGTTTCATATTCGCATTTAG
- the LOC125762007 gene encoding uncharacterized protein LOC125762007 isoform X2, which produces MATILSTCVSTSGLHGKSLLPVQSEFVVEVNKLFKTCANPKKAAPFPLDLSNLQVYLREDEKLVMNGEIKFTQNINPPWGVSIYTHKLDHGEWLPTPYSKHSFNLCIAMHASTEMWYAVTKHMNQTNCPFKKGHVEKFDMVDLGNFGFDDVLADLVGDWRIFLDFSLGPVPHQMKVSCIMNEISILEH; this is translated from the exons ATGGCCACTATCCTAAGTACATGTGTCAGCACATCGGGTCTTCACGGCAAAAGTTTACTTCCAGTGCAA AGCGAATTTGTAGTGGAGGTTAATAAACTGTTTAAGACCTgtgcaaaccccaaaaaagcaGCACCATTTCCGTTGGATTTATCCAATTTGCAGGTGTATCTCAGGGAAGATGAAAAGCTCGTAATGAACGGAGAGATCAAATTTACCCAAAACATCAATCCACCGTGGGGT gTTTCCATATACACCCATAAGCTGGATCACGGCGAATGGCTTCCGACACCATACTCTAAGCATTCGTTTAATCTTTGCATAGCGATGCACGCCAGCACTGAAATGTGGTATGCAGTTACCAAACATATGAACCAAACAAATTGTCCTTTTAAAAAAGGg CACGTGGAAAAGTTCGATATGGTCGATCTGGGAAACTTTGGGTTTGATGATGTGCTGGCGGATCTTGTTGGAGATTGGAGAATATTCCTCGATTTCAGCTTAGGGCCGGTTCCACATCAGATGAAAGTTTCTTGtattatgaatgaaatttccATACTGGAGCATTAA
- the LOC125762007 gene encoding uncharacterized protein LOC125762007 isoform X1 — translation MCQHIGSSRQKFTSSASMWFTILCLSFLINIANSEFVVEVNKLFKTCANPKKAAPFPLDLSNLQVYLREDEKLVMNGEIKFTQNINPPWGVSIYTHKLDHGEWLPTPYSKHSFNLCIAMHASTEMWYAVTKHMNQTNCPFKKGHVEKFDMVDLGNFGFDDVLADLVGDWRIFLDFSLGPVPHQMKVSCIMNEISILEH, via the exons ATGTGTCAGCACATCGGGTCTTCACGGCAAAAGTTTACTTCCAGTGCAAGTATGTGGTTCACCATTCTGTGCCTTTCATTCCTAATCAACATTGCAAAT AGCGAATTTGTAGTGGAGGTTAATAAACTGTTTAAGACCTgtgcaaaccccaaaaaagcaGCACCATTTCCGTTGGATTTATCCAATTTGCAGGTGTATCTCAGGGAAGATGAAAAGCTCGTAATGAACGGAGAGATCAAATTTACCCAAAACATCAATCCACCGTGGGGT gTTTCCATATACACCCATAAGCTGGATCACGGCGAATGGCTTCCGACACCATACTCTAAGCATTCGTTTAATCTTTGCATAGCGATGCACGCCAGCACTGAAATGTGGTATGCAGTTACCAAACATATGAACCAAACAAATTGTCCTTTTAAAAAAGGg CACGTGGAAAAGTTCGATATGGTCGATCTGGGAAACTTTGGGTTTGATGATGTGCTGGCGGATCTTGTTGGAGATTGGAGAATATTCCTCGATTTCAGCTTAGGGCCGGTTCCACATCAGATGAAAGTTTCTTGtattatgaatgaaatttccATACTGGAGCATTAA